The sequence ACTTTTTCAAATTCTGATTTCATCGAAAAAGTGGCCGGAATAAATCGGAATGGGTGGCCACTTTCAATCAGAATCAGTGGCCGGTTTGAATCGGAATCGATGGCCACTTTGGATCGGAATATACAGAAGAGTATATTTCGATAAAAAATCTTGGGAAAAGGCAAAATTTTATCTGGAAAAACATATATCATTGGGAGGTCAAAATCAGGAAAAGGCTAAAGAATTACTCGATTTTTTAAAATATAAATAAATTGAAAAGCACATTCCTTCCATTCTCACTTAAAATAAACTTTTTTCTCATCCTTTTCTTACTTTTATTTAACTATTCTTTCTCCAGTGATTTTTTGAATTTTTACAAAAAAGGTGAGAGAGCCCTGAATAATAAAAACTATCATGAAGCAATAGAGTATCTCTCTAAGTCCATAAAATCATGGTCAAAGCCTGCAAAGAAATTTTCCCTTGCCATAGTATTTAACCTTCGTGGGATTGCTTACAGTGAGCTAAAAGAATACAATAAAGCAATAGAAGATTTCACAGAGGCAATAAAGCTAAATCCTAAATATGAGGAAGCATTCAACAATCGTGGGGTAGCTTATTACAACTCAGGCGAATACGATAGGGCAATTGAGGATTATACTGAAGCCATAAGATTAGAAAAGGGGTATCCTCAATCATTACACAACAGGGGTTTAGCTTATTTAGAAATAGGAGAATATGATAAAGCAATTGAAGATTTCACAAAAGAGGTGAGCTTAAATCCAAAATCTCCAGAAGCATATGATCTACGGGGAATGGCTTATCTAAGGATGGGATTAAAGGAGAAGGCATTAGAGGATTTTGTAAAGGCATTGGAAATTAATCCTGAATTCTGGAGTTCATATTTAAACCGAGGGCTTCTTTATTCTGAAGATGGAGAATATGAAAAAGCTATTAAAGATTTTACAAAGGCGATAGATTTAAATCCTTTAAATGCTGAAATTTACAACAATCGCGGAATTGCCTATTCAGAATTGGAGGAATATGAGATGGCTATAATGGATTTCACGCAGGCTGTAAAATTTAATCCTTATTATAAAGAAGCATATTTCAACAGAGGTATTTGTTATGAGAAACGAGAAGAATATCAAAAAGCGATAGAGGATTTCAGCGAGGCTTTAAGACTGAATCCTGACGATGCGGAGACACTTTACAGAAGAGGAATCAGCTACTATCATCTCGGCTTGATAGAAAAAGCAATATTGGATTTAAAGAGATCAGCGGGCTTAGGACACCATCCCGCAAAGAAATTTTTAAAAGAAAAGATTAAACCCATAGATCATGAAGTCAGGGTGGAACTCGTATTAATAGAGGTTTTTGTCAGTGATAAAAAAGGAAATTTCATTGAGGATCTTACAAAGGATGATTTTGAGGTATATGAGGATGGAAAGAAGGTTAAAATTCACTATTTTAATGTGGTAAAACCTGCAAAAGAACTTATCGAAATAAAAAAATCAGAAACAATTGAAGAAGCTAAAGAACCTTCCGCTCGTGAGAAGAGATTGATTATTTTATTCGATAATATTAATAACAATCCTCTCTTTCTTCTTCGCAGTTTACCAGAAATTGAAAAGATGTTGAAAACACTTTTAGAAAAAACAAAGGAAATCTCAATAATGGAATTGAATCCAGAATATGGCGTTAGAATAATCCAACCATTTTCCTCAGAAAGGAGTTCAATTCTTACTCAAATATCAGAGTTCAAAGGGGACTTATGGAAAGAGATAGAAAAGCAAACCTCAGAAAGAACAATGAAAGAAATTGAAAAAGATGCTAAGTTAAGTATCGAGAATAGATTCATGTCAAGCCATCATTTCTTCACGGAATCAGTAATCTTGGAAAGAAGCCTTGCAATAAGAAGAAGACTTGAACGGTCGTTTAGTGCTTTTTTGACTGCTATAAATTATATAAGAGGATTCGATGGTATAAAGATAGTGCTTCTTATAAGTGATGGATTTTCTGTTAGAAGTAGGATTGTTAAATTATTCGATCCTTTTGAGATATTTGATGGAAAAAAATACTTCGACTCTCGTGAAGTTTTTGATAGATTTTTAAAATTGATCAACGAAGAAAATATAACTTTTTACACTCTTTCCCCGAAGGGACTAGAACTAACGCTTGATTACGGTGAGCTTCCATGGGGACCTGGCGCATCTCAAATATTCTGGAAAGATGAAATACAACAATGGACGGGAGAGCTTTACACAATTGAAAAAATAGCAGAGGAGACAGGGGGCCTTTATCTGAGAGATAAAAAAAAATATGAAGAATTTGTTAAATACCTTGAAAGAGACCTCACACACTTCTACGAAATAGCCTATAAGCCTCTCAGAGAAGAGAAGGATGGAAAGTTTCACAAAGTAAAAATAAAAGTGAAAAGACCCGATCTTATTGTAAGATACAAAAAAGGTTATATGGATTTTACTGAAAAAGAGCTTGAGAGAAGAAACATTGCTTTAGCATTTCTTTCTCCATCTTTCTTCAGGGACATCACCTTTTCCTGTAAAATGAATAGCCTCTTTCTCGAAAGTGAAGTTCCCCAATTCTGGATGAGATTAGCGATTCCTTTGAACCAATTCCAAAATTTTAAAGATTCTCCTGAGGAGCTTACTGTTATGTTCGGTATAAAGGAAGAAAAGGGAGAGAAGTTTCATATAGGCGAGACAAAGCTCAGGGTAAGGGATGCCATTAAAAAAGGTTCCCCTTTCTTATACTATGCTTTTGGAACCTCAGAACTAAAACTAAAACCCGGAGAGTATAGTGGTTTAATTATTCTAAGACATGGTGAAGATAGAATTGCTGGATGGGAAGCTACTTTGAAGATACCCGAACTGAAGAGAGAGGGGCATGCGAGTATCCTCAATTCCATTTTAGGTTTCATAAGAAGCGATATAAGTAGCGATGGTGCTCCATTTACAATTTCTAAGAGAGACGGCGCTCTAAATCTTTCGAAAGCCAATTTTTTCCCATTGGTTGACAATGAATTTAGGGAAGGATCAAAAATAGCTCTATTTTTACAGATTTATAATCCAGATGAATCCAAAGACTTTTCCTTCCGATTTTCTCTTTATAAAGATGAAGAACTTATTTCAAATACATTCTCCCAGAAGATCGAGTCTTACTTCGATAAGAAGACAAAAATATTCAATGAAATTTACCTTTTGGATTTTCATGGAATTTTTCCGGGAGATTATAGATTAGTAATTCATTCACCTCAAGATCGTATTGAGAAAGTAATTAAAGTAAGAATCACCCCTTAAATATAATAAAAAAATTCATAATCAATATTTTAAATTTCTTCAATGAGAGACCGAAAGAGAAATAAAGTGCAAGTAGGAGGGAAAAAGCCATATTTAAAAAAAGGAAAAAAAGAGTTTTAATTGTTTTATTGTTTTTAATAAGCTCTTTTCTTTGGAGCTTAACTAAGGAAGAGAGGATCAAGAATTTTGAAAAACTTTATAAATCAGTAAAAGAGCAATTTCCTTTTTTTGAAATGAGAAATATCGAGTGGGATGAAATTTATAAAAAATATAGATACATTATCCAATCTTCTTTAGATTCAATAGATGACGAAGAATATATCTCAATTTTGAGGGATATGTTAGCAGGATTAGATGATGGGCATGCAGATATTATTAAACCTCCTTTTAATTTGATTGGTATTGGAGCATTTATTACATTAAAAGAAAATAGAGTGATTGTAGATTATGTTGAAAAAGGTTCTCCAGCAGAGAATAGAGGATTGAAGA comes from Acidobacteriota bacterium and encodes:
- a CDS encoding VWA domain-containing protein; translated protein: MNFYKKGERALNNKNYHEAIEYLSKSIKSWSKPAKKFSLAIVFNLRGIAYSELKEYNKAIEDFTEAIKLNPKYEEAFNNRGVAYYNSGEYDRAIEDYTEAIRLEKGYPQSLHNRGLAYLEIGEYDKAIEDFTKEVSLNPKSPEAYDLRGMAYLRMGLKEKALEDFVKALEINPEFWSSYLNRGLLYSEDGEYEKAIKDFTKAIDLNPLNAEIYNNRGIAYSELEEYEMAIMDFTQAVKFNPYYKEAYFNRGICYEKREEYQKAIEDFSEALRLNPDDAETLYRRGISYYHLGLIEKAILDLKRSAGLGHHPAKKFLKEKIKPIDHEVRVELVLIEVFVSDKKGNFIEDLTKDDFEVYEDGKKVKIHYFNVVKPAKELIEIKKSETIEEAKEPSAREKRLIILFDNINNNPLFLLRSLPEIEKMLKTLLEKTKEISIMELNPEYGVRIIQPFSSERSSILTQISEFKGDLWKEIEKQTSERTMKEIEKDAKLSIENRFMSSHHFFTESVILERSLAIRRRLERSFSAFLTAINYIRGFDGIKIVLLISDGFSVRSRIVKLFDPFEIFDGKKYFDSREVFDRFLKLINEENITFYTLSPKGLELTLDYGELPWGPGASQIFWKDEIQQWTGELYTIEKIAEETGGLYLRDKKKYEEFVKYLERDLTHFYEIAYKPLREEKDGKFHKVKIKVKRPDLIVRYKKGYMDFTEKELERRNIALAFLSPSFFRDITFSCKMNSLFLESEVPQFWMRLAIPLNQFQNFKDSPEELTVMFGIKEEKGEKFHIGETKLRVRDAIKKGSPFLYYAFGTSELKLKPGEYSGLIILRHGEDRIAGWEATLKIPELKREGHASILNSILGFIRSDISSDGAPFTISKRDGALNLSKANFFPLVDNEFREGSKIALFLQIYNPDESKDFSFRFSLYKDEELISNTFSQKIESYFDKKTKIFNEIYLLDFHGIFPGDYRLVIHSPQDRIEKVIKVRITP